The genomic stretch AACATCTCCAACTGTCCGAAAGCGACTGCCCAGGGAAACAAGAAAACGACCTCGACATCGAAGATCACAAAGATCAGCGCGAAGATATAAAACCGGGGATTGAACTTGATCCAGGAATCGCCGATCGGTTCCTCGGCGCATTCGTAGGCCAGCCCTTTCGCGGCGTACGGATTGCGCGGCCGAATCAGCCGCGCCAGGAAAAAGGTAAACAGGACAATTCCTGTCCCGACTACAAGAAATATAAGAATCGACAGATATTCCGACACTATCATCAGCCTTTCGGCCCGAACGGCCACGTAATGCATGTGACCGTTTTCACAATTAGAATGTGGAAGAAAGCCGGAATCGTTTTTAAGTCAAGAGATTTTTCCCGCCCCTTCGCGGACACCAGCAGGTGTGACTGGCACCAATGGATGTTCGTACCATACAAGGAATTAACTCTAGGGGCAATTCCCGGTACGGACCCTCCCCATTGCTGTCCGCCTGCCGGTCCAGTTGTCCACTTACGCCCTCGGGCGAAATCCCACTCTTCTACCCCAGCTTGCGGATTCTGAGGTAGAGGCAGACCGCTACGATAGTAATGAACAAGGTGGCCAGCGCCAGTCCTTTGCGACGAAAGAAATAGTTGTCGATCAGCGCTTTCGACCGGGCCAGGACCGTATCGGCTTTAGCGATTCCGGTGTCGGCCTTGCCCTTGAACTCGGCAGTTCCGAAAGCGTGGACAGCTGTGCGGGCTTTGATCAGAGCCTGGTCCACCTCACCGAGCATCAGTTCCACGTCGGTAGTGAGCATCCCTTTGGCGATTGCGTCATCGAGCACAGTCTTGGCTTGATCACGCGCGCTGACCAGCTTGTACAGACCGGTCGACATGGTATCAGCCACCACGAATGCCCTCGTGCCGTCGTCAGCCGAATGGCAGTCGGCGCAGACCGCTCCCCCCGACGTCCCCACCATCGCGTCGTGTGGCTTCTCGATCCTGTGGTTGGAGTGGCAGGTTTCGCACATGGGGAAATCATTTTCCGCGAACGCCGTCTTGTGGGGC from Candidatus Zixiibacteriota bacterium encodes the following:
- the ndhC gene encoding NADH-quinone oxidoreductase subunit A, translated to MIVSEYLSILIFLVVGTGIVLFTFFLARLIRPRNPYAAKGLAYECAEEPIGDSWIKFNPRFYIFALIFVIFDVEVVFLFPWAVAFGQLEMFALIEMVIFIAILFYGLYYAWKRGVLKWV